Sequence from the Flavobacterium sp. J372 genome:
GATAAAGGTTGTTTTTGCACTTGAAAAGTTAACAAAAGACAGGCTTGATTTAGGAATTTATAATTCCTTTCTTAATGACTTTTCAAATGGGGATTTCACTTTAGTTAAACAAAGCTACAATTAACAAGCTCAATAGCACGGATTTGCAATCGTGCCTCAAATAAATATTTTTTTTTCTGACTCATTCGCTTACAACAAAAAACTCCTCCCGCTTCGCGAAAGGAGCTTCTCAACTTATAACTAAAAATTAATCTTAAGCGTTGGCGTTTCCGGCAGCTGCAATTAGGTTAAGTGCAGAACCTGCCACAAACCAGCCAATCTGGCCTTCATTATAGGTATGGTTACAAAGGATAGTGTGTTTAGTACCATCTTTGTGTACCACCTCTACAGTTATTGGCTTGTTAGGTGCAAACTCCTTAAGATCGATGAAGTTGAATGTATCATCTTCCTGTATGAAATCGTAGTCACCTTCATTGGCGAACGTAAGCGCAAGCATACCCTGCTTCTTAAGGTTTGTCTCGTGAATACGTGCAAAAGATTTCACAAGTACCACTTTCACACCAAGGTGGCGCGGCTCCATAGCAGCATGTTCACGCGATGAACCTTCACCATAGTTATGGTCACCCACAACAACCGTTGGCACACCAACAGCCTTATAAGCACGTTGTACAGCAGGTACGGCATCATACTCGCCTGTAAGCTGGTTCTTCACGTTATTTGTTTTCATGTTAAAGGCATTTACCGCACCAATAAGCATGTTGTTTGATATATTGTCAAGGTGACCACGGAAACGCAGCCAAGGCCCTGCCATAGAGATATGGTCGGTAGTACACTTGCCGTAAGCCTTGATAAGCAGCCTTGCGTTCATGATGTTTTCACCGTTCCATGGCTCAAACGGGGCAAGCAGCTGAAGGCGCTCACTTTCAGGGCTGACAACCACCTGCACTTTAGAGCCGTCTTCTGCCGGAGCCTGATAGCCTGGGTCTTCAGCATCAAAGCCTTTCGGCGGAAGTTCATTACCTGTAGGTTCTTCAAGCATTACTTCTTCACCATCTTCATTGATAAGCTTATCTTTAAGTGGGTTAAAGCCAAGATCACCTGCAATGGCGATAGCCGTTACAAGCTCAGGCGAACCTACGAAAGCAAGCGTGTTCGGGTTACCGTCTGCCCTTTTAGAGAAGTTACGGTTAAACGAGTGAACAATAGTGTTACGTTCTTCTTTTTCAGCGCCTTCCCTGTCCCACATACCGATACATGGCCCGCAGGCATTGGCAAATACAGTAGCGCCGATTTTGTCGAAAGTCTTGATAAAGCCGTCACGTTCTATTGTATAGCGAACCAATTCTGAACCCGGGGTGATGGTAAACTTAGCCTTTGGCTTAAGCTTTTTCTCGACAGCCTGGTTAGCAATTGATACCGAGCGAGAGATATCTTCGTAAGATGAGTTGGTACATGACCCGATAAGGCCAACTTCAACCTGCAAAGGCCAGTCATTTTTAGTAGCCTCTTCACGCATTTGTGATATAGGAGTAGCCAGATCCGGAGTGAACGGCCCGTTAAGGTGCGGCTCAAGCTCGCTCAGGTTTATCTCGATAAGCTCATCAAAGTATTCGCCAGGATTAGCGTAAACTTCTTCGTCAGCTGTAAGGTACTTCGCCATTTTTTTAGCTTCGTCAGCTACATCGGCACGGTTGGTGGCACGCAGGTAACGGTCCATAGAATCGTCATAACCGAAAGTTGACGTAGTAGCGCCAACCTCAGCACCCATGTTACATATGGTACCTTTACCGGTACACGACATAGCCTGTGCACCTTCGCCAAAATATTCAATGATAGCGCCGGTACCGCCCTTTACGGTAAGGATACCTGCCACTTTAAGTATTACATCTTTAGGGGCTGTCCAGCCTGAAAGCTTACCTGTAAGCTTCACGCCGATAAGCTTAGGGAATTTAAGTTCCCAGGCCATGCCGCTCATTACGTCAACGGCGTCAGCGCCACCCACACCAATGGCAAGCATACCAAGGCCGCCTGCGTTTACGGTGTGAGAGTCGGTACCAATCATCATACCGCCCGGGAATGCATAGTTTTCAAGCACCACCTGGTGGATGATACCCGCACCCGGCTTCCAGAAACCGATACCGTATTTATTTGAAATTGACGAAAGGAAGTCAAATACCTCGTTGCTTTGTTCTTTCGCGCGTTTAAGGTCAATCTTAGCATCTACTTTAGCCTGGATAAGGTGGTCACAGTGTACAGTTGTAGGCACAGCTACCTTACTTTTTCCGGCATGCATAAACTGAAGCAGTGCCATTTGTGCAGTAGCATCCTGGCAGGCAACCCTGTCCGGAGCGAAATCAACATAATCTTTTCCTCTTGTAAAAGCCTGTGACGGCGTACCTTCCCACAGGTGTGAATATAGAATCTTTTCGGATAGTGTAAGCGGACGGCCCACCAGCTCTCGTGCTTTATCAACACGCTCGGCCATGTTTGCATACACCTTTTTGATCATTTCAATATCAAAAGCCATAGTAAGTAAATTAAGTTCGTTTGTAAAAAGTCCGTAAATTTAGTCAATCTTAAATTGATTAGAAAATTTTTATAGTTTCTTTATTTTGAAAGAATAATTATTTATAAACATTCTATAATCCTGAAGATTTCATAAAAACTTTACAGATTAAGGCATTTGTTTCGGAATTCTCAAAATTTTATTTTTCAATTGCCAAATCCTTAATATTCATTTGAAAATAGTATAAAAAGAAAATGCCGCACATCGCTGTGCGGCATCATATATTGATATAAATGTTTAAACTGTGGTCAATACGCTGTCTTCGTATTCAACATTTGATGTAGCGTACTTATAAATCATATACAGGCCCATAAATATGCCCACGCCAAATAAAGCAAGGCCCCATATCAACAGCCTTATGCCTTCAGCCTCAGCCGGATTGAATTCCCTGTATTCAGAAATAACGGCGAGCGACATCATACCTGAAATCATAGTAAGAATGATGCCATAAATAAGCCCTAATATCCGGTTTTTGTAGAATAGCTGCAAAAAAAGCAGCCATACAAAAAATACTGCTATATAATTCCGGTGGCCTGAAGCCATATAGTTCTCTATTGCCCAATATGTACCCAAACCCATAAAAAAGAGTTCAGGGAGCATCTTAAGTAGTCTCATATTCTATTTTTTTGGATGTAATGTAAATTTAAAACTCAAAAAGAACTGAATTATTATACACTCCAAAAAAATATCCACATGTTGTTAACAGCCTGATATTTAAAATGTTAAAATTAAAGCAGCTTTGCAATTATTGCCTCTTCAGTAATGCCTTCAGCATCTGCTTTGTAATTCTTAATAATACGGTGGCGCAATATGCCCGTTGCTACTGCTTTTACGTCTTCAATATCCGGCGAGAATTTGCCGTTTAGGGCAGCGTGTGTTTTAGCTGCAAGTATAAGGTTTTGCGATGCACGCGGCCCTGCACCCCAGTCAAGATAAGTTTTTACATAATCGTTTGAAAGGGCATTGCCCGGCCTGGTCTTGCTTACCAGCGTAACGGCATATTCCACAACATTATCCGCAACAGGTATGCGGCGAATTAAATGTTGGAAATCAAGTATCTCTTCAGCCGTAAAAAGTGGCGAAATTGAAGCCTTTGTATCTGCTGTAGTGCTTTTCACCACCTGTACTTCTTCAGCAAAAGTGGGGTAATCCAGCTTTATGGCAAACATAAAACGGTCAAGCTGGGCTTCCGGCAGCGGATATGTACCCTCCTGTTCTATCGGGTTTTGTGTAGCCAATACAAAGTAGGGCTGCGCCAGCCTGTGATGCTGGCCCGCAATGGTAACGGCCTTTTCCTGCATCGCCTCAAGCAACGCTGCCTGGGTTTTCGGCGGTGTACGGTTTATCTCATCGGCAAGGATTATGTTTGAGAAAACGGGCCCTTTTATAAACTTGAACTGCCTGTTCTCATCAAGTATTTCACTTCCTAAAATGTCGCTCGGCATAAGGTCGGGCGTAAACTGTATCCTTTTAAAATCAAGACCCAAAGCCTGAGATATGGTATTTACCATAAGTGTTTTGGCAAGCCCCGGCACACCTACCAGCAATGCATGCCCGCCGGCAAAAATGCTCAGCACAATCTGGTTTACCACCTCATCCTGGCCTACTATTATTTTGGCAATTTCATCTTTAAGCGCTTTCTGCTTTTGTACTAAATTTTGTATGGCTGCTACGTCTGACATAGGTTATTGATTGATGATTAAAATTAAAGCTAAGGAAAACCTTAGCTTCAAACTTATAAATATTTTTATTGTCAACCTAAATTATTTCACCCAGTGATTGCCAAATTGGCAATTTTTATAATCTGCGGCAATTTTTACATAGGTTTCCTTTATCTTCTCGTCTGTCCATTTTGCAATAGCTTTCTTCTGCTTTTCACGAAGGGCCAGGTCTTTAATTTTCGTATAATCCAAAGCATAATCGGCAGGGTGCTCATCATACCTGTTCATAACGGTATAAATCTTGTAACTCTGTCCGGCTCCCGGATCATCATCAAGTATTGGCCTGGTCACTTCACGGTCTTTAAGGCCCTGCACTTCGGTATAAATTTTAGGATCAATCTTAGTAAGTTCAAAACGTGTTTCAAGCGTACGCGGATTCATAAGCAAACCGCCGCTGTTGCGTGTTTCTTTTTCATCTGATTCTGACCTTGCAGCATCGGCAAAAGAAATTTCGCCCGATACAATCCGCTGGCGTATCAGGTCTATCCTGTCTTTTGCCTTTTTTAAATCGGCGTCAGATACTTTTGGAGATATCAATATATGGCGGACATCCAGGTCTTGCCCGCGTATCTTCTCCACATAAATTATGTGGTAGCCATACTGCGTTTCAAAAGGCTCACTTATCTGCCCCTCTTCAGTACTAAAGGCAACTTCCTTAAATTCCTTCACCAACGGCGACTTCCTGTTCATTTTGATGAAACCGCCTGACGATGCTGACGCCCTGTCTTCAGTATAAAGTACCGCCTTACTGTAAAAGCTTGACCCGTTCTGCACATCGGCTTTTATCTGCCGCAGCCTGTCAATCACGGCCTGCTTGGCTTCCTGTGTTACTTGCGGCTTTATTACAATCTGGGCTATTTCCATCTCGGCGCCAAATACAGGCAGGTCGCCCTTAATACTATTGTAGAACTGCCTTACTTCTTCAGGAGTTATTGTTACATCATCAAATATCTTACGCTGCATCTGCTCGGTGAGCCTCTGGCTCTTAAGCATATCAAAAAGCTCTGTGCGGAAAGCTTCAATATTCTTTTTCTTGAAGTATTTCACCATTTTATCCTGAGAGCCTATCGCCTCTACAAAATAGTTAATCCTCTCTTCCATCATGCTGTTCACCTCAGCATCGGTAACCACTATACTATCCTGTATTGCCTGGTGCGCAAAAAGCTTTTCTTCCATAAGGCGGCTTAAAAGCTCGCAGCGGGTTACATCTTTGGTAGACATATTTTGTGCCTGCATTTCGCGGTACATCATATCAATATCGCTGTCAAGCACCACATAGTCACCTACCACTGCCACAATACCGTCAACCTTTGCCCTGCCAGCTGTTGGCTTTGGCTTTACGGTATCGCGGGGCGTTTCCCTAATTATTTCCTGCGCCGTGGCGGTAAATGCACTAAGGATAATCGCCAAAAGCAGTAAAAGCCTGCTATTTATAAACTTCATATTTTTTGTTTTTAATCGCATCGTCTGTAATTTCTTTCTCAAACTTTTTTATTAACTCCAGTTTCCTGTTATTTATTATAAGCTGCCTCAATGTTGGCGCTATAAACTCATACGGGGCTATTTGTCCTTTGTCAAGTACGCTCCTTACTTTTACCATATACACTCCGGTTGAGTCCGGATATTGGTATGACATACTCCCGCTTACATACTTACCCCTGTTTTCGGGAGTAATAAATGGAAGTTTCTGGTACACCTGGTTAATATCTACCCATGTTGTATCATTAAAGGCAAAACTCTTAAACTGTATGCTCATGTCATTCAGCGCCTTCAGGTCTTTCTTATTTCCGCTTAAAAACCTGCTCCTTACAAGGCCTAATCTCGGATGGTCTTTGGCAACATATAAATACCGGAGCTTTACCAGCATACCCGTTGTACGGAAATTCTCTTTGTTGGCTTTATAATAAGCTGCAACTTCTTCATTGGTTATAACCGTATCAGCACTTTGCTTTACAATTTCTTCCAGATACCCGCGGGTATACAGGTCGGTACGGTATTGCTCTATAAGCTGGTTATATTCTTCTTGGCGCTCTTTACCAAGATTGATTTCGGCGGCGTCATAAAGCAGCCTCTGCGAAGCCCACCTGTCAATATAATTCTTTATAATCGCTATACTGTCGGCTTTTGCTGTACCCGCCGGCACAAGCCCTGTCAATTCATCGGGAAACAGGTAGCTGTCATTAACCCTGGCAACCGCATCGGTTTTAGGCCGTTCCTTATCACCGCAGGAAATGCACAGAGCCAATAAAGCAAACAGTATTCCGTTTTTCAGCATTATTTCTGGTTCAGCTGCTTCTTAACGTTCTCAAACACGTTGCGGTTTACCTGCACGTTAAACTCGCCCTTAAGGTCGGTCACCCACTTGCTTTCCAGGTATTGCTGGTAGTCGTTCACTACCCGCCCTTTTGCCTCTTCCAGCGTTTTAGGGCCTTTTCCTGCAACTTTCTTTACATTTACTACGTAGTAGTAATCACCTTTCTTCAATATATCTGTTACGCCGGTTTTCCACTTATCCTGCTTTGGCAGCACATCGCTTTCGAGCTCAAAAGTACCGCTTCTCTCCATAATGTCTACCTTGCCGTCTTTATTCAACTGCTTTTTAATATCTTCAGCAGTCTTACCCTTCTTCAACAGCTTACGGGCGCTTTTAGCTGCAGCCTCGCTTTTGGTTGAATACACATCGCCTTCTATCCTGTCTTTCCACTGGTAGCTGTCGCGGTGTGCGGTATAGTACTGCTCAAGGCCGATTGAATCTGTCTTTGCTTTTTCCCATATCTCCTTCTCCATCAGTTCAAAAAGCAGCAGGCCGTCACGGTATTCTTCCATCACCACGGCAAACTCAGGGAACTCGCCCTCAAGATTATCGTTATAATATTCGTTAAGCTGCGTGTTTATGAAATCTTCAAACAGCACATCGCCCAGGCGGCTTAGCGGCTTCACGGTAAGCTCTCCCCTCTGCCTTGCCGCCACATAGTCAAGAAACGCTTTTGCAGGCACTTTCCTGTCGTTGTTTATGGTAAGTATTGTTTGAGAGTAATCACCTTCTTTAGGCATTTCCCAAGCCTGTGTATACACTTTATCATTCAAAAGCTTAGCCGTTGCAGCATATACTTTCGCATCCTTTTTTACAGCATATTTTTTTCTAAGTTTTACATTTTGGCTTTCGGTAATGCGCCTTGAACGGTCATCGCGGCGAACACGGTTTTCAAAATCAGCCTGCACATCAGCTTTTGGCTTGATAGCATGTTTTTCTATAAGCTTTACAATATGCCATCCAAACTGCGTTTCAAACGGCGCACTAAAATCACCCGGATTATTAAGGCTGAATGCCACCTGCTCAAATTCAGGCGAACTTAGCTCACCCGAACCGAACCTGTTAAGCTTGCCGCCGTTTTCTGCCGATGATTTGTCTTCAGAGAATTGTTTTGCCAGTTCGGCAAAATCTTCTCCCTGCTTTAGCTTTTGGTATATTTCGTCAATGGTAGTTTTGGCTTTGTCTCCCTCTTTTTTACCAACCATTATATGCGCCACCGTTACTTCTCCGCGGTTGTCGCGAACATCGGTAACCTTTATAAGGTGGTAGCCAAAGCGCGAACGTACCGGTTTAGACACTTCCCCTTTTTTGTGTTGTAAGCGCCGCTCTCAAATGCGTATACCATTCGGAAGGCGCTGAAATAGCCCAGGTCACCCTGGTTTTCTTTTGCTGACGGGTCTTCGGAAACTTCTGCTGCAAGTTTGCCAAAATCGGCCCCTGCCAACAGTTTCTTGCGGGCGTCCATCGCTTTGTTATAAGCCTTCAGCGTATCAGCCGGGGCGGCATTTTCATCTACAAGGAACAATATGTGTGATGCCCTGATTTCTTTAAGTGAGCGTGCATAAGCCTCATCTATAAGCTCCTGTGTCACTTTTGTGTCAGTAACATAGTTGCGCGACAGCTGGTTGCGATATGATTTAAGCTCGTTCTTATAGTTCTGCCCTTCCTGCAGGCCCAGCTTATTTGCCTTCTGAACTTTCAGCTTATAGCCTATGAAAAGGTCAAGGTAATTGTTAAGGTCTTTTTGCGAATCGTCTTTAACCAGGTCAAGGTTTTTATTGTAAACCCTGATGAACTCGTCTGTATAATAAGGTTTACCATCAATTGTGAATAAAACTTCTTTTTTGGCCTGCTGCGCAAAACTTAGCGCCGATACAAAAAAGGATAAACCTAAAAGAACATGCTTTAATTTCATTATTTTACTGACTGCTTTTTTTAATATGGTTAGTAAACGTTAGGGAAACCATAATAGTATGGCTGCCCGTTATTTATTGCAATCAGCAAAAATAACAATTCATTAAGATATAGCAAGAAGTTTGTTTGGTTATTTGGTGAGTCGGTGAGTTGTTATTCGTGGATGCGTTGATTTGTTGATTTGGTTCAGGATGTTAGGTATTGGGTGTTGAGTTACGGGTTACGGGTTACGCGTTGCAGGGACACCGGTTTGATATTTGAAATTTGTGATTTGGAATTTCAACCTTTAAACTTGTGGCTAATGGCTTGTGGCTAATGCCTTGTCGCTATTTACTAACAATTATAAATTCACTCCTCCTGTTCTTTA
This genomic interval carries:
- a CDS encoding aconitate hydratase, with the translated sequence MAFDIEMIKKVYANMAERVDKARELVGRPLTLSEKILYSHLWEGTPSQAFTRGKDYVDFAPDRVACQDATAQMALLQFMHAGKSKVAVPTTVHCDHLIQAKVDAKIDLKRAKEQSNEVFDFLSSISNKYGIGFWKPGAGIIHQVVLENYAFPGGMMIGTDSHTVNAGGLGMLAIGVGGADAVDVMSGMAWELKFPKLIGVKLTGKLSGWTAPKDVILKVAGILTVKGGTGAIIEYFGEGAQAMSCTGKGTICNMGAEVGATTSTFGYDDSMDRYLRATNRADVADEAKKMAKYLTADEEVYANPGEYFDELIEINLSELEPHLNGPFTPDLATPISQMREEATKNDWPLQVEVGLIGSCTNSSYEDISRSVSIANQAVEKKLKPKAKFTITPGSELVRYTIERDGFIKTFDKIGATVFANACGPCIGMWDREGAEKEERNTIVHSFNRNFSKRADGNPNTLAFVGSPELVTAIAIAGDLGFNPLKDKLINEDGEEVMLEEPTGNELPPKGFDAEDPGYQAPAEDGSKVQVVVSPESERLQLLAPFEPWNGENIMNARLLIKAYGKCTTDHISMAGPWLRFRGHLDNISNNMLIGAVNAFNMKTNNVKNQLTGEYDAVPAVQRAYKAVGVPTVVVGDHNYGEGSSREHAAMEPRHLGVKVVLVKSFARIHETNLKKQGMLALTFANEGDYDFIQEDDTFNFIDLKEFAPNKPITVEVVHKDGTKHTILCNHTYNEGQIGWFVAGSALNLIAAAGNANA
- a CDS encoding MoxR family ATPase, giving the protein MSDVAAIQNLVQKQKALKDEIAKIIVGQDEVVNQIVLSIFAGGHALLVGVPGLAKTLMVNTISQALGLDFKRIQFTPDLMPSDILGSEILDENRQFKFIKGPVFSNIILADEINRTPPKTQAALLEAMQEKAVTIAGQHHRLAQPYFVLATQNPIEQEGTYPLPEAQLDRFMFAIKLDYPTFAEEVQVVKSTTADTKASISPLFTAEEILDFQHLIRRIPVADNVVEYAVTLVSKTRPGNALSNDYVKTYLDWGAGPRASQNLILAAKTHAALNGKFSPDIEDVKAVATGILRHRIIKNYKADAEGITEEAIIAKLL
- a CDS encoding peptidylprolyl isomerase, encoding MKFINSRLLLLLAIILSAFTATAQEIIRETPRDTVKPKPTAGRAKVDGIVAVVGDYVVLDSDIDMMYREMQAQNMSTKDVTRCELLSRLMEEKLFAHQAIQDSIVVTDAEVNSMMEERINYFVEAIGSQDKMVKYFKKKNIEAFRTELFDMLKSQRLTEQMQRKIFDDVTITPEEVRQFYNSIKGDLPVFGAEMEIAQIVIKPQVTQEAKQAVIDRLRQIKADVQNGSSFYSKAVLYTEDRASASSGGFIKMNRKSPLVKEFKEVAFSTEEGQISEPFETQYGYHIIYVEKIRGQDLDVRHILISPKVSDADLKKAKDRIDLIRQRIVSGEISFADAARSESDEKETRNSGGLLMNPRTLETRFELTKIDPKIYTEVQGLKDREVTRPILDDDPGAGQSYKIYTVMNRYDEHPADYALDYTKIKDLALREKQKKAIAKWTDEKIKETYVKIAADYKNCQFGNHWVK
- a CDS encoding peptidylprolyl isomerase, with translation MLKNGILFALLALCISCGDKERPKTDAVARVNDSYLFPDELTGLVPAGTAKADSIAIIKNYIDRWASQRLLYDAAEINLGKERQEEYNQLIEQYRTDLYTRGYLEEIVKQSADTVITNEEVAAYYKANKENFRTTGMLVKLRYLYVAKDHPRLGLVRSRFLSGNKKDLKALNDMSIQFKSFAFNDTTWVDINQVYQKLPFITPENRGKYVSGSMSYQYPDSTGVYMVKVRSVLDKGQIAPYEFIAPTLRQLIINNRKLELIKKFEKEITDDAIKNKKYEVYK
- a CDS encoding peptidylprolyl isomerase; protein product: MSKPVRSRFGYHLIKVTDVRDNRGEVTVAHIMVGKKEGDKAKTTIDEIYQKLKQGEDFAELAKQFSEDKSSAENGGKLNRFGSGELSSPEFEQVAFSLNNPGDFSAPFETQFGWHIVKLIEKHAIKPKADVQADFENRVRRDDRSRRITESQNVKLRKKYAVKKDAKVYAATAKLLNDKVYTQAWEMPKEGDYSQTILTINNDRKVPAKAFLDYVAARQRGELTVKPLSRLGDVLFEDFINTQLNEYYNDNLEGEFPEFAVVMEEYRDGLLLFELMEKEIWEKAKTDSIGLEQYYTAHRDSYQWKDRIEGDVYSTKSEAAAKSARKLLKKGKTAEDIKKQLNKDGKVDIMERSGTFELESDVLPKQDKWKTGVTDILKKGDYYYVVNVKKVAGKGPKTLEEAKGRVVNDYQQYLESKWVTDLKGEFNVQVNRNVFENVKKQLNQK
- a CDS encoding peptidylprolyl isomerase — protein: MKLKHVLLGLSFFVSALSFAQQAKKEVLFTIDGKPYYTDEFIRVYNKNLDLVKDDSQKDLNNYLDLFIGYKLKVQKANKLGLQEGQNYKNELKSYRNQLSRNYVTDTKVTQELIDEAYARSLKEIRASHILFLVDENAAPADTLKAYNKAMDARKKLLAGADFGKLAAEVSEDPSAKENQGDLGYFSAFRMVYAFESGAYNTKKGKCLNRYVRALATTL